In one window of Cupriavidus necator N-1 DNA:
- a CDS encoding MucB/RseB C-terminal domain-containing protein has product MLKGGSPAYVAGAQKIRALRRSFFLALCLSAAAATAQPSDSTLNRRDATAWLNKIHKAAQRENYVGTLIYQRGSVMHASRIQHYSDLVHNEYERLETLDGKPREVLRQNDVVHSLIPEAKLVVVEKQEAKDRFPALLATNKNDVLDLYDMRKMPAERVAGMECEVFALEPHDAARYAVHLWAEKNSGLLMRAQTIGDGGKVLEQVAFSQVQIGVPSEKQRILGAIKNSSSWNRYEVTYQPTNIADEGWSIAVPLKGFQKIREVRRPLGELRAPAPGNAHGQVFEVLQVVYSDGLTGLSVFIEPVSEQRVRREGVAALGATQVVVRRIADFWITVVGEVPASTVRQFATAVEYRPPKAVH; this is encoded by the coding sequence ATGCTTAAAGGAGGGTCGCCCGCCTATGTAGCGGGCGCGCAGAAAATCAGGGCCCTGCGTAGGTCCTTTTTTCTGGCCTTGTGTCTGAGCGCTGCCGCGGCCACCGCACAGCCTTCAGACAGTACGCTGAACCGACGCGACGCCACCGCCTGGCTCAACAAGATCCACAAAGCCGCACAGCGCGAAAACTATGTCGGCACGCTGATCTACCAGCGCGGCAGCGTCATGCACGCCTCGCGTATCCAGCATTACAGCGATCTCGTCCACAACGAGTACGAACGCCTGGAAACGCTCGATGGCAAGCCGCGCGAGGTGCTGCGGCAGAATGACGTGGTGCACAGCCTGATCCCCGAAGCCAAGCTGGTGGTGGTGGAGAAGCAGGAAGCCAAGGACCGCTTCCCGGCGCTGCTCGCCACCAACAAGAACGACGTGCTGGACCTGTACGACATGCGCAAGATGCCCGCCGAGCGGGTGGCAGGCATGGAGTGCGAGGTCTTTGCGCTGGAGCCGCACGATGCCGCACGCTATGCGGTGCACCTGTGGGCGGAGAAAAACTCCGGCCTGCTGATGCGCGCGCAGACCATTGGCGACGGCGGCAAGGTGCTGGAGCAGGTCGCGTTCTCGCAGGTGCAGATCGGGGTGCCGTCCGAAAAGCAGCGTATCCTCGGGGCGATCAAGAATTCCAGCAGCTGGAATCGCTATGAGGTGACCTACCAGCCGACCAATATCGCCGACGAGGGCTGGTCGATTGCGGTGCCGCTCAAGGGCTTCCAGAAGATCCGTGAAGTCCGCCGTCCGCTCGGCGAACTGCGCGCGCCCGCGCCGGGCAACGCGCACGGCCAGGTCTTCGAAGTGCTGCAGGTCGTCTACAGCGATGGGCTGACCGGCCTGTCGGTCTTCATTGAACCGGTTTCCGAGCAACGCGTGCGCCGCGAGGGCGTGGCCGCGCTCGGCGCGACCCAGGTCGTGGTGCGCCGGATTGCCGATTTCTGGATTACCGTGGTGGGCGAGGTGCCGGCGAGCACCGTCCGGCAGTTTGCGACCGCCGTGGAATACCGCCCGCCCAAGGCGGTACACTGA
- a CDS encoding sigma-E factor negative regulatory protein, whose product MGQAHKQSVHVVEAAEQISVLMDGELALHEVDAVLGLAKSDAGMSDWATYQLIGDTLRSEDLTHAGSTTAFLSRFSARLEAEPHVLVPAVAQASARHRLLVRPSWVRRVMPGTAIAAAVAAVSWVVVPQMRGPATLATPDAVVARADQPAASPASGIVTVAAESPQMIRDPRLDEYLRAHRTSVATDAFVPTMRTVANGANFTQENTQE is encoded by the coding sequence ATGGGTCAGGCTCATAAGCAGTCGGTTCATGTAGTGGAAGCAGCGGAGCAGATCTCCGTACTGATGGATGGCGAACTGGCGCTGCACGAAGTCGATGCCGTGCTGGGTCTCGCGAAAAGCGATGCCGGCATGTCCGACTGGGCCACTTACCAGTTGATCGGCGACACGCTGCGTTCGGAAGACCTGACGCACGCGGGTTCCACCACTGCTTTCCTCTCTCGTTTCTCCGCGCGCCTGGAAGCCGAGCCGCACGTACTGGTGCCGGCAGTGGCGCAGGCCAGCGCCCGCCACCGCCTGCTGGTCAGGCCGTCGTGGGTGCGCCGCGTGATGCCGGGCACCGCGATCGCCGCCGCCGTGGCAGCGGTCAGCTGGGTGGTCGTGCCGCAGATGCGCGGCCCCGCCACGCTGGCCACCCCCGATGCCGTGGTGGCGCGCGCCGACCAGCCCGCAGCCAGCCCGGCCTCTGGTATCGTCACCGTGGCGGCGGAAAGTCCCCAGATGATCCGTGACCCGCGCCTGGACGAATACCTGCGTGCCCATCGCACGTCGGTGGCAACGGATGCGTTCGTGCCCACCATGCGCACGGTTGCCAACGGTGCAAACTTTACTCAGGAAAATACGCAGGAATAA
- the rpoE gene encoding RNA polymerase sigma factor RpoE, translating into MSEREADQLLVERVQQGDKRAFELLVTKYHRKIIRLISRLVRDPAEVEDVAQDAFIKAYRALPQFRGESAFYTWLYRIAVNTAKNYLATQGRRPEASSDIDAEEAETFADGEQLRDINTPESMLHTRQVAETVNRAMEALPEELRTAITLREIEGLSYEEIAEAMGCPIGTVRSRIFRAREAIAEKLRPLLGTAEGKRW; encoded by the coding sequence GTGAGCGAACGCGAAGCCGATCAGCTCCTAGTTGAACGCGTCCAGCAGGGCGACAAGCGGGCCTTTGAACTTCTGGTGACCAAATACCATCGGAAGATCATTCGCCTGATTTCGCGCCTGGTCAGGGACCCCGCTGAGGTTGAGGATGTGGCGCAGGATGCCTTTATCAAGGCATACCGCGCCTTGCCCCAGTTCCGCGGGGAGTCGGCCTTCTATACGTGGCTGTACCGGATCGCCGTCAACACGGCCAAGAACTACCTGGCCACCCAGGGCCGCCGCCCGGAAGCGTCCAGCGATATCGATGCAGAAGAGGCTGAAACTTTTGCGGACGGTGAGCAACTAAGGGATATCAATACGCCGGAATCGATGCTTCACACGCGCCAGGTCGCCGAGACGGTGAACCGCGCCATGGAGGCCCTTCCGGAGGAATTGCGAACCGCCATCACGCTGCGCGAGATCGAGGGCCTCAGCTATGAGGAGATCGCCGAAGCGATGGGATGTCCGATCGGGACGGTGCGTTCGCGGATCTTCCGGGCGCGCGAGGCGATTGCCGAGAAATTGCGTCCGCTGCTGGGAACGGCAGAGGGCAAGCGGTGGTAG
- the fabF gene encoding beta-ketoacyl-ACP synthase II, translated as MSRRRVVVTGLGLVSPVGNTVAEGWANLVAGKSGIATITKFDHSALSVHFAGEVKGFNAEDYIPAKEARAMDTFIHFGIAAGTQALKDSGLEVTDANAERIGVLVGSGIGGLPLIEETHAVLTERGPRRISPFFVPGSIINMIAGHLSIIHGIKGPNLAAVTACTTGLHSIGLAARLIQAGDADAMLAGGAESTVSPLGIGGFAAARALSTRNDDPAAASRPWDKDRDGFVLGEGAGVMMLEEYESAKARGARIYAELIGFGMSGDAYHMTAPNMDGPRRCMVNALKDAGINTDQVHYLNAHGTSTPLGDKNESDAIKAAFGEQAYKMVVNSTKSMTGHLLGGAGGLESVFTVLALHNQVSPPTINLDNQDPECDLDYVANTAREMKIDVAVKNNFGFGGTNGTLVFRRA; from the coding sequence GTGAGCCGTCGTCGCGTCGTCGTCACTGGGCTTGGCCTTGTGTCTCCGGTCGGAAACACGGTTGCCGAAGGCTGGGCCAACCTGGTTGCCGGCAAGTCCGGCATCGCCACCATCACCAAATTCGATCACTCCGCGCTTTCCGTGCACTTTGCCGGTGAAGTGAAGGGTTTCAATGCCGAGGACTACATCCCCGCCAAGGAAGCCCGCGCGATGGATACCTTTATCCATTTCGGCATTGCAGCCGGCACGCAGGCGCTGAAGGACAGCGGCCTGGAAGTGACCGACGCCAATGCCGAGCGCATCGGCGTGCTGGTCGGTTCGGGCATCGGCGGGCTGCCGTTGATCGAAGAAACCCACGCCGTGCTGACCGAGCGTGGTCCGCGCCGGATTTCGCCGTTCTTCGTGCCGGGATCGATCATCAACATGATCGCGGGCCACCTGTCGATCATCCACGGCATCAAGGGCCCGAACCTGGCTGCCGTGACCGCTTGCACGACCGGCCTGCACAGCATTGGCCTGGCCGCCCGCCTGATCCAGGCCGGCGATGCCGACGCCATGCTGGCGGGCGGTGCCGAGTCGACCGTGTCGCCGCTGGGCATCGGCGGTTTCGCCGCTGCGCGTGCGCTGTCGACGCGCAATGACGATCCGGCGGCCGCTTCGCGTCCGTGGGACAAGGACCGCGACGGCTTCGTGCTGGGCGAAGGCGCGGGGGTGATGATGCTGGAGGAGTACGAGTCGGCCAAGGCGCGCGGCGCGCGCATCTATGCCGAGCTGATCGGCTTTGGCATGAGCGGCGACGCCTATCACATGACCGCGCCGAACATGGACGGCCCGCGCCGTTGCATGGTCAATGCGCTCAAGGACGCCGGCATCAATACCGACCAGGTGCACTACCTGAACGCCCACGGCACGTCCACGCCGCTGGGCGACAAGAACGAATCCGATGCGATCAAGGCCGCATTCGGCGAGCAGGCCTACAAGATGGTGGTGAACTCGACCAAGTCGATGACCGGCCATCTGCTGGGCGGTGCCGGCGGCCTGGAATCGGTCTTCACCGTGCTGGCGCTGCACAACCAGGTGTCGCCGCCGACGATCAACCTCGACAACCAGGATCCCGAGTGCGACCTGGACTACGTGGCCAACACGGCGCGCGAGATGAAGATCGACGTCGCGGTGAAGAACAACTTCGGTTTCGGTGGCACCAACGGCACGCTTGTTTTCCGCCGCGCCTGA
- the acpP gene encoding acyl carrier protein produces the protein MDNIEQRVKKIVAEQLGVAEADIKNESSFVNDLGADSLDTVELVMALEDEFGMEIPDEEAEKITTVQQAIDYATAHVKA, from the coding sequence ATGGACAATATCGAACAACGCGTCAAGAAAATCGTGGCAGAACAGCTTGGCGTGGCCGAGGCAGACATCAAGAACGAATCGTCGTTCGTGAACGATCTCGGTGCGGACTCGCTGGACACGGTTGAACTCGTGATGGCGTTGGAAGATGAATTCGGCATGGAAATTCCTGATGAGGAAGCCGAAAAGATCACGACCGTGCAACAGGCTATCGACTACGCCACCGCGCACGTCAAGGCCTAA